A genomic window from Streptomyces brevispora includes:
- the ppk2 gene encoding polyphosphate kinase 2 has protein sequence MTRRAEQRTGRSEKAKKAKKAKEAKEAKEAKEAKEKPAVAAGDGDPVLVTPEGRARDAWREDYPYTEKLGRKAYEKSKRALQIELLKLQHWVKEHDERLVILFEGRDAAGKGGTIKRFTEHLNPRGARVVALEKPTERERSQWYFQRYAAHLPAAGEIVLFDRSWYNRAGVERVMGFCSTPEYLEFMHQAPGFERMLARDGIHLVKFWFSVSRNEQRNRFMTRQTDPVRKWKLSPVDLASLDQWDAYTEAKELMLFHTDTPDAPWTVVKSNDKKRARLEAIRHVLHRFDYPDKNTLVAREPDPLIVGPASRLFEQGEMEARLLTTGRSEDGA, from the coding sequence ATGACGCGGAGAGCCGAGCAGCGGACCGGTCGTAGCGAGAAGGCGAAGAAGGCGAAGAAGGCGAAGGAGGCGAAGGAGGCGAAGGAGGCGAAGGAGGCGAAGGAGAAACCGGCGGTGGCCGCCGGCGACGGCGATCCGGTCCTGGTGACGCCGGAGGGCCGCGCCCGTGACGCCTGGCGGGAGGACTATCCCTACACCGAAAAGCTCGGCCGCAAGGCGTACGAGAAGTCCAAGCGCGCCCTCCAGATCGAGCTGCTCAAGCTCCAGCACTGGGTGAAGGAGCACGACGAGCGCCTCGTCATCCTCTTCGAGGGGCGCGACGCCGCGGGCAAGGGCGGCACGATCAAGCGGTTCACCGAGCACCTCAATCCGCGTGGCGCACGGGTGGTGGCGCTGGAGAAGCCCACCGAACGCGAGCGCTCCCAGTGGTACTTCCAGCGGTACGCGGCCCATCTGCCGGCCGCCGGGGAGATCGTGCTCTTCGACCGGTCCTGGTACAACCGGGCGGGTGTGGAGCGGGTGATGGGGTTCTGCTCGACCCCCGAGTACCTCGAATTCATGCACCAGGCGCCGGGGTTCGAGCGGATGCTCGCGCGGGACGGCATCCATCTGGTGAAGTTCTGGTTCTCCGTCTCGCGCAACGAGCAGCGCAACCGGTTCATGACCCGGCAGACCGATCCGGTGCGGAAGTGGAAGCTGAGCCCGGTCGACCTCGCCTCGCTCGACCAGTGGGACGCGTACACCGAGGCGAAGGAGCTGATGCTCTTCCACACGGACACGCCGGACGCGCCCTGGACCGTGGTGAAGAGCAACGACAAGAAGCGGGCCCGGCTGGAGGCGATCCGGCACGTGCTGCACCGCTTCGACTACCCGGACAAGAACACGTTGGTGGCCCGGGAGCCGGACCCGCTGATCGTGGGCCCGGCCTCCCGGCTGTTCGAGCAGGGCGAGATGGAGGCCCGGCTGCTCACTACGGGCCGCTCGGAGGACGGTGCTTAG
- a CDS encoding Zn-dependent alcohol dehydrogenase, with protein sequence MVRAAVLSAVGAPLEITDITLPEPGPGQVRVRLAAAGVCHSDLSLSNGTMRVPVPAVLGHEGAGTVVSVGDGVSHVAPGDGVVLNWAPSCGSCHHCGIGEVWLCANALAGAANIHAHTADGTELHPGLNVAAFAQETVVAGNCVLPAPDSIPLTDAALLGCAVLTGYGAVHHSAQVRAGESVVVFGIGGVGLAVLQSARIAGATRIIAVDVSPEKEELARQAGATDYVIASATTPREIRALTGGHGADVAVECVGRSTTIRAAWESTRRGGRTTVVGIGGKDQQVTFNALEIFHWGRSLTGCVYGNSDPARDLPVLADHIGAGRFDLSMMVTERIALDGIPAAFDHMIAGKGGRSLVVF encoded by the coding sequence GTGGTCCGCGCCGCCGTACTGTCCGCCGTCGGAGCTCCCCTGGAGATCACCGACATCACCCTCCCGGAACCCGGCCCCGGCCAGGTGCGCGTCCGTCTCGCTGCCGCCGGGGTCTGCCACTCCGACCTCTCGCTGTCCAACGGCACGATGCGGGTCCCGGTGCCCGCAGTCCTCGGCCATGAGGGCGCGGGCACCGTCGTCTCCGTGGGCGACGGCGTCAGCCATGTCGCACCCGGCGACGGCGTGGTGCTCAACTGGGCACCTTCCTGCGGCAGTTGTCACCACTGCGGGATCGGTGAGGTCTGGCTCTGCGCCAACGCCCTGGCCGGGGCGGCGAACATCCACGCCCACACCGCCGACGGCACCGAACTGCACCCCGGGCTGAACGTCGCCGCCTTCGCCCAGGAGACCGTCGTCGCCGGGAACTGCGTGCTGCCCGCCCCGGACAGCATCCCGCTCACCGACGCCGCCCTGCTCGGCTGCGCCGTACTGACCGGGTACGGCGCGGTCCACCACAGCGCGCAGGTCCGCGCGGGCGAGTCCGTCGTGGTGTTCGGCATCGGCGGCGTGGGCCTCGCGGTCCTTCAGTCCGCCCGGATCGCGGGCGCGACGCGGATCATCGCCGTGGACGTCTCCCCGGAGAAGGAGGAGCTGGCCCGGCAGGCGGGCGCGACCGACTACGTCATCGCCTCCGCCACCACACCCCGCGAGATCCGCGCGCTCACCGGCGGCCACGGCGCGGACGTCGCGGTCGAGTGCGTCGGCCGCTCCACCACCATCCGCGCCGCCTGGGAGTCCACCCGCCGGGGCGGCCGCACCACGGTCGTCGGCATCGGCGGCAAGGACCAGCAGGTGACCTTCAACGCCCTGGAGATCTTCCACTGGGGCCGGTCCCTGACCGGCTGCGTGTACGGGAACAGCGACCCGGCCCGCGATCTGCCCGTGCTCGCCGACCACATCGGGGCGGGCCGCTTCGACCTCTCCATGATGGTCACCGAACGCATCGCGCTGGACGGCATCCCGGCCGCCTTCGACCACATGATCGCCGGCAAGGGCGGACGGTCACTGGTCGTCTTCTAA
- a CDS encoding aldehyde dehydrogenase family protein, whose protein sequence is MKAHDGMYIGGAWRPAAGADTIAVVNPADEQVIAHVPAGTAADVDAAVRAARAAFPGWAATPPAERAARIGALRDVLAARRDEIAETVTAELGSPLPMSQAVHAGVPVLVAGSYAELAATYAFEERHGNSTVLLEPVGVVGAITPWNYPLHQIVAKVAPALAAGCTVVLKPAEDTPLTAQLFAEATAEAGLPAGVFNLVTGLGPVAGQALAAHEDVDLVSFTGSTAVGKRIGATAGGAVKRVALELGGKSANVILPGADLARAVNVGVANVMSNSGQTCSAWTRMLVDADRYEEAVALATAAVAKYVPGERVGPLVNAKQQARVRGYIEKGIEEGARVVAGGPGAPLGTGYYVSPTVFADVTPEMTIAQEEIFGPVISILKYEDEDDALRIANGTVYGLAGAVWDADDAEAVAFARRMDTGQVDINGGRFNPLAPFGGYKQSGVGRELGSHGLAEYLQTKSLQF, encoded by the coding sequence ATGAAGGCCCATGACGGTATGTACATCGGCGGCGCATGGCGGCCCGCCGCGGGAGCGGACACGATCGCGGTGGTGAATCCGGCGGACGAGCAGGTCATCGCCCATGTCCCGGCCGGAACGGCGGCCGACGTCGACGCCGCGGTACGGGCCGCGCGCGCCGCCTTCCCCGGCTGGGCCGCGACCCCGCCCGCCGAACGCGCCGCCCGGATCGGCGCGTTGCGCGACGTGCTGGCCGCCCGCAGGGACGAGATCGCCGAAACGGTCACCGCCGAACTGGGCTCACCGCTGCCGATGTCGCAGGCGGTGCACGCCGGCGTACCGGTTCTGGTCGCCGGCTCGTACGCCGAACTGGCCGCGACGTACGCCTTCGAGGAGCGGCACGGCAACTCCACCGTGCTGCTGGAGCCCGTCGGCGTGGTCGGCGCGATCACCCCGTGGAACTACCCGCTGCACCAGATCGTCGCCAAGGTCGCCCCCGCGCTCGCCGCTGGTTGCACCGTCGTCCTCAAGCCCGCCGAGGACACCCCGCTCACCGCACAGCTCTTCGCCGAGGCCACCGCGGAGGCCGGACTGCCCGCCGGTGTCTTCAACCTGGTCACCGGCCTCGGCCCGGTCGCCGGACAGGCCCTCGCCGCGCACGAGGACGTGGACCTGGTCTCCTTCACCGGCTCCACCGCCGTGGGGAAGCGGATCGGCGCCACCGCGGGAGGCGCGGTCAAGCGCGTCGCCCTGGAGCTCGGCGGGAAGTCCGCCAACGTCATCCTGCCCGGCGCCGATCTCGCCAGGGCGGTCAACGTCGGCGTCGCCAACGTGATGTCCAACTCCGGCCAGACGTGCAGCGCCTGGACCCGGATGCTGGTGGACGCCGACCGGTACGAGGAGGCCGTCGCCCTCGCCACCGCGGCCGTCGCCAAGTACGTGCCCGGCGAGCGCGTCGGCCCGCTCGTCAACGCCAAGCAGCAGGCCCGGGTGCGCGGTTACATCGAGAAGGGCATCGAGGAGGGCGCCCGCGTCGTCGCGGGCGGCCCCGGGGCGCCGCTCGGCACGGGCTACTACGTCAGCCCCACGGTCTTCGCCGACGTCACCCCGGAGATGACCATCGCCCAGGAGGAGATCTTCGGCCCGGTCATCTCGATCCTGAAGTACGAGGACGAGGACGACGCGCTGCGGATCGCCAACGGCACGGTGTACGGGCTGGCGGGAGCCGTCTGGGACGCCGACGACGCGGAGGCCGTCGCCTTCGCCCGCCGGATGGACACCGGACAGGTGGACATCAACGGCGGCCGGTTCAACCCGCTCGCCCCCTTCGGCGGCTACAAGCAGTCCGGCGTCGGCCGCGAGCTGGGTTCGCACGGTCTCGCGGAGTACCTGCAGACCAAGTCCCTCCAGTTCTGA
- a CDS encoding ABC transporter ATP-binding protein, whose product MTRAIILNNVSKAYGRSSRAVDRFSLSIDPGEFVVLLGPSGCGKSTVLRMIAGLEDVTEGEILLDGEPANHLTPRERSMAMVFQNFALYPTMTNRANIGFPLKLENPRQDHSARIENTARMLGIESVLDRLPGQLSGGERQRVAMGRAISRQPSAFLMDEPLSNLDAKLRNHLRAEISQLTKELGVTTVYVTHDQAEAMSLGHRVAVMRGGVLQQVSPPREVYALPENVFVAAFIGTPRINLLQAVVHAPLEGRMSIDLGRQRLPLPEPLSPDHQLLRIQQGRRIIVGLRSEAVRIAPPSQARPGEVALSGIVEHVEYQGHEALVHLNTGSRPAVVPDLESARPDRGAPRRRHTTAGGVGVLERLKGRAAGYLSGPVAVLDEPSSEAATSGARSPDRPAVTASDLVVRTGPDMRLRTGGQVPLLVDLAHLYVFDHHGRRICPLPKDVPGLDM is encoded by the coding sequence ATGACTCGCGCCATCATTCTGAACAACGTCAGCAAGGCGTACGGTCGGTCCTCGCGTGCCGTCGACCGTTTCTCGCTCTCCATCGACCCGGGCGAGTTCGTCGTCCTGCTGGGCCCCTCGGGATGCGGAAAATCGACCGTGCTCCGCATGATCGCCGGCCTTGAGGACGTCACCGAGGGCGAGATACTGCTCGACGGTGAACCGGCCAACCACCTCACGCCCCGCGAACGCTCGATGGCCATGGTCTTCCAGAACTTCGCGCTCTACCCGACCATGACCAACCGGGCCAACATCGGATTCCCGCTGAAGCTGGAGAACCCCCGCCAGGACCACAGCGCGCGCATCGAGAACACGGCCAGGATGCTCGGGATCGAGAGCGTCCTGGACCGGCTCCCCGGCCAGCTCTCCGGCGGCGAGCGCCAGCGGGTCGCCATGGGCCGGGCCATCTCGCGCCAGCCCTCCGCCTTCCTGATGGACGAGCCGCTCTCCAACCTCGACGCGAAGCTCCGCAACCATCTGCGCGCCGAGATATCCCAGCTCACCAAGGAACTCGGCGTCACCACGGTCTACGTCACCCACGACCAGGCCGAGGCGATGTCGCTGGGCCACCGGGTCGCCGTGATGCGCGGGGGAGTCCTCCAACAGGTCAGCCCGCCGCGCGAGGTGTACGCCCTGCCGGAGAACGTGTTCGTCGCCGCGTTCATCGGCACCCCGCGGATCAACCTGCTGCAGGCCGTCGTCCACGCGCCCCTGGAGGGGCGGATGTCGATCGACCTCGGCCGCCAGCGCCTGCCGCTGCCCGAACCGCTCAGCCCCGACCACCAGTTGCTGCGCATCCAGCAGGGCCGCCGGATCATCGTCGGACTGCGCTCCGAAGCGGTCCGGATCGCCCCGCCCAGCCAGGCCCGTCCCGGGGAGGTCGCGCTCAGCGGCATCGTCGAGCATGTCGAGTACCAGGGCCACGAGGCACTGGTCCACCTCAACACCGGCTCCCGGCCCGCCGTGGTGCCGGACCTGGAATCGGCCCGACCGGATCGCGGTGCCCCACGAAGACGCCATACGACCGCGGGCGGAGTCGGTGTGCTGGAACGGCTCAAGGGACGCGCCGCCGGGTACCTCAGCGGTCCCGTCGCCGTCCTGGACGAACCGTCGTCCGAGGCCGCCACTTCGGGGGCGCGCAGCCCCGACCGCCCCGCGGTCACGGCCAGCGACCTCGTCGTGCGCACCGGCCCCGACATGCGGCTGCGCACCGGAGGCCAGGTCCCGCTCCTGGTGGACCTGGCGCACCTGTACGTCTTCGACCACCACGGGCGCCGGATCTGCCCGCTGCCGAAGGACGTCCCGGGGCTGGACATGTAA
- a CDS encoding molybdopterin-dependent oxidoreductase, whose amino-acid sequence MSHDPSSTRTAMRICPLCEATCGLTLTIEGTRVTGARGDRDDVFSQGFICPKGASIGGLDEDPDRLRTPLVRKGGVLTETSWNDAFDAIARALPAVAEEHGAQAVGVVLGNPNVHTMAGALYPSALLAALRTRSLFTASTLDQMPKHVSSGLLFGDPNAIPVPDLDRTGHLLLLGANPFESNGSLCTAPDFPGKLKALRRRGGTLTVIDPRRTRTARLADRHVAIRPGTDALLLAAVTHVLFEEKLTDPGVLAEHVQGIQEVARAVKDFSPEAVAGACDVDAGTIRAIARDLAAAPTAAVYGRIGSCTVEHGTLASWLVDVLNILTGNLDRPGGALFPLSATARAPRPAAPGKGFALGRWASRVSGHPEAKGELPISALAEEISTPGEGRIRALIVLAANPVLSAPDGDRLDRALADGLDFMVSVDPYLNETSRHADVVLPPPPPSQSAHFDFAFNTLAVRNQVRYTRPAVPLDADRMDESEILARLVLAVSGMHGAEPDAVDALIIDRTLGKAVADPHAPVHGRTPTELAAALTGRTGPERRLDLMLRLGPYGDGFGADPDGLTLQRLLAHPHGIDLGPLTSRVPQVLTTRSGRIELLPAPIAADLPRLRGALAARTDPEALVLIGRRHLRSNNSWMHNVAALTGGSNVCTLQMHPQDAARLQLADGAAATVTADGGELTAPVEITDCVRTGVVSLPHGWGHSRPGTRMSVAAAQPGVNVNQLLDGTRLDPLSGTAVLNGIPVTVAPAH is encoded by the coding sequence ATGTCGCACGACCCCAGCAGCACCCGCACCGCCATGCGCATCTGCCCCCTGTGCGAAGCCACCTGCGGACTCACCCTCACCATCGAGGGGACCAGGGTCACCGGCGCCCGCGGCGACCGCGACGACGTGTTCAGCCAGGGCTTCATCTGTCCCAAGGGCGCGTCCATCGGCGGGCTCGACGAGGACCCCGACCGGCTGCGCACCCCGCTCGTCCGCAAGGGCGGTGTCCTGACGGAGACGAGCTGGAACGACGCGTTCGACGCGATCGCCCGCGCCCTGCCGGCCGTCGCCGAGGAGCACGGCGCGCAGGCCGTCGGCGTCGTCCTCGGCAATCCCAATGTGCACACCATGGCCGGGGCCCTCTATCCGTCCGCCCTGCTCGCCGCCCTGCGGACCCGGTCCCTGTTCACCGCGAGCACTCTGGACCAGATGCCCAAGCACGTCTCCAGCGGGCTGCTCTTCGGCGACCCGAACGCCATCCCGGTCCCCGACCTCGACCGCACCGGCCACCTGCTGCTGCTCGGCGCCAACCCGTTCGAATCCAACGGCAGCCTCTGCACCGCCCCCGACTTCCCCGGAAAGCTCAAGGCGCTGCGCCGCCGCGGCGGCACCCTCACCGTCATCGACCCGCGCCGCACCCGCACCGCGCGTCTCGCCGACCGGCATGTCGCCATCCGCCCCGGCACCGACGCCCTCCTGCTCGCCGCCGTCACCCACGTACTGTTCGAGGAGAAGCTGACCGACCCCGGTGTGCTCGCGGAGCACGTCCAGGGCATCCAGGAAGTCGCCCGAGCGGTAAAGGACTTCTCACCGGAAGCGGTCGCCGGGGCCTGCGACGTGGACGCCGGCACCATCCGGGCGATCGCCCGGGACCTCGCCGCCGCCCCCACCGCCGCCGTCTACGGCCGTATCGGCAGCTGCACCGTCGAACACGGCACCCTTGCCAGCTGGCTCGTCGACGTCCTCAACATCCTCACCGGCAACCTCGACCGCCCCGGCGGCGCCCTCTTCCCGCTCTCCGCCACCGCCCGCGCCCCACGCCCCGCCGCCCCCGGCAAGGGCTTCGCCCTCGGGCGCTGGGCGAGCCGGGTGTCCGGGCACCCCGAGGCCAAGGGCGAACTGCCCATCTCCGCCCTGGCCGAGGAGATCTCGACGCCGGGGGAGGGGCGCATCCGCGCACTGATCGTCCTGGCCGCCAACCCCGTGCTCTCGGCGCCCGACGGCGACCGGCTCGACCGGGCACTGGCCGACGGGCTCGACTTCATGGTGAGCGTCGACCCGTACCTCAACGAGACCTCGCGCCACGCCGATGTGGTGCTTCCCCCGCCGCCGCCCTCGCAGAGCGCCCACTTCGACTTCGCTTTCAACACCCTCGCCGTGCGCAACCAGGTCCGCTACACCCGGCCCGCCGTGCCCCTGGACGCGGACCGGATGGACGAGAGCGAGATCCTCGCCCGGCTCGTCCTGGCCGTCTCCGGGATGCACGGCGCGGAGCCGGACGCGGTGGACGCCCTGATCATCGACCGGACCCTCGGCAAGGCCGTCGCCGACCCCCACGCGCCCGTGCACGGCCGGACCCCCACCGAACTCGCCGCCGCACTCACCGGCCGCACCGGACCGGAACGCCGCCTCGACCTGATGCTGCGCCTCGGCCCGTACGGCGACGGCTTCGGCGCCGACCCCGACGGCCTCACCCTGCAACGGCTGCTCGCCCACCCGCACGGCATCGACCTCGGCCCCCTCACCTCCCGGGTTCCGCAGGTCCTCACCACCCGCAGCGGACGCATCGAACTGCTCCCCGCGCCCATCGCCGCCGATCTGCCCAGACTGCGCGGGGCCCTCGCGGCCCGTACCGACCCCGAAGCGCTCGTCCTCATCGGCCGCCGCCATCTGCGGTCCAACAACAGCTGGATGCACAACGTCGCCGCGCTCACCGGCGGCTCCAACGTCTGCACCCTCCAGATGCACCCCCAGGACGCGGCACGCCTCCAACTGGCCGACGGTGCCGCCGCCACGGTCACGGCGGACGGCGGTGAGCTGACGGCCCCGGTCGAGATCACCGACTGTGTGCGGACCGGCGTGGTGAGCCTCCCGCACGGCTGGGGACACAGCCGCCCCGGCACCCGGATGTCCGTCGCCGCCGCACAGCCCGGCGTCAACGTCAATCAGCTGCTCGACGGCACCCGGCTCGACCCGCTCTCCGGCACCGCCGTGCTCAACGGCATACCCGTCACCGTCGCACCTGCCCACTGA
- a CDS encoding TetR/AcrR family transcriptional regulator, which translates to MEPVPHANTNLRRAPVQQRSAERLARILDACAELLDETGYEQLSTRAVAVRAEVPIGSVYRFFSNKRAMADALARRNLDSYAERITVRLAPIPVTDWRNAIDAVLDEYLAMKRSVPGFALVDFGAPAPDEDPADDANDRVASRLTDLLCGHLGRASDEDLLRTVLVCVEATDALLKLAFRTDPSGDRAIVAETRLLIQAYLARVLD; encoded by the coding sequence ATGGAGCCCGTGCCCCATGCGAACACGAATCTCCGCCGCGCCCCCGTGCAGCAGCGCAGCGCCGAGCGCCTCGCCCGGATACTCGACGCCTGCGCCGAACTCCTCGACGAGACCGGCTACGAACAGCTCTCGACCCGGGCCGTGGCCGTACGCGCCGAGGTCCCCATCGGCTCCGTCTACCGGTTCTTCTCCAACAAACGCGCCATGGCCGACGCCCTCGCCCGCCGCAACCTGGACAGTTACGCCGAGCGCATCACGGTCCGGCTGGCACCCATCCCGGTCACCGACTGGCGCAACGCCATCGATGCCGTGCTCGACGAGTACCTGGCGATGAAACGCTCCGTACCCGGCTTCGCGCTCGTCGACTTCGGCGCACCGGCGCCCGACGAGGACCCGGCCGACGACGCCAACGACCGGGTCGCGAGCCGGCTCACCGACCTCCTCTGCGGCCATCTGGGCCGCGCCTCCGACGAGGATCTGCTGCGCACCGTCCTGGTCTGCGTGGAGGCCACCGACGCCCTGCTCAAACTCGCCTTCCGCACCGACCCGTCCGGCGACCGGGCGATCGTCGCCGAGACCCGGCTGCTGATCCAGGCGTATCTCGCGCGCGTACTGGACTGA
- a CDS encoding cupredoxin domain-containing protein — MLTAVALALGVGACGGRATTHHKPGTSHEQATGSVGRLLTSGDGSGHRLRQIDAEGAPEVSVTVRPDSEDGWNVHLSVRNFRFTPDSVGGGALLGRGHAGLFLDGHPLARVYGAWFHLPESLIRSAGGGTGLTARLYADDHTAWAVGSTPVQATATLTTTATSAPASTPAEPDPDTTLEISVHDGKVSPAPGRAEIKKGRTVRLRIRSDRDDTLHVHGYDKEAWLPAGKTVTLTFTADRTGLFEVETHESDLLLTQLVVR; from the coding sequence GTGCTCACCGCGGTCGCCCTCGCACTCGGCGTGGGCGCCTGCGGTGGCCGGGCCACCACGCACCACAAGCCGGGCACCAGCCACGAGCAGGCCACCGGCAGCGTCGGCCGGCTCCTGACCTCGGGCGACGGTTCCGGTCACCGGCTGCGCCAGATCGATGCCGAGGGCGCCCCCGAGGTGAGCGTCACCGTGCGGCCGGACTCGGAGGACGGCTGGAACGTCCACCTCTCGGTACGGAACTTCCGGTTCACCCCGGACAGCGTGGGCGGCGGCGCACTCCTGGGGCGGGGCCACGCCGGGCTCTTCCTCGACGGCCATCCGCTCGCCCGGGTGTACGGAGCCTGGTTCCACCTGCCGGAGTCGCTGATCCGCAGCGCCGGTGGCGGCACCGGACTCACCGCCCGCCTCTACGCCGACGACCACACCGCCTGGGCCGTCGGCTCCACCCCGGTCCAGGCCACCGCCACCCTCACCACCACTGCGACGAGCGCCCCCGCATCCACCCCCGCCGAGCCCGACCCCGACACCACGCTGGAGATCTCCGTCCACGACGGAAAGGTCAGCCCGGCGCCGGGGCGCGCCGAGATCAAGAAGGGCCGGACCGTGCGGCTCAGGATCCGCAGCGACCGCGACGACACCCTTCACGTCCACGGCTACGACAAGGAGGCGTGGCTGCCCGCGGGCAAGACCGTCACCCTCACGTTCACCGCCGACCGCACCGGGCTCTTCGAGGTCGAGACGCATGAGTCCGATCTGCTCCTGACCCAACTTGTCGTACGGTGA